One Saccharomyces eubayanus strain FM1318 chromosome XVI, whole genome shotgun sequence DNA segment encodes these proteins:
- the PRP46 gene encoding mRNA splicing protein PRP46 — MDENVYNFENLADIDKFYTTIRWNNQYSHMSTLPSHLQKERESHKSLLERYDTYANKNSSSNCENKELALQTISKDMRGTSQALVDKKEQDTNASSFVDEIFQPESTGHFIVNRYEKLISQKPEWHAPWKLSRVINGHLGWVRCAAIDPVDNEWFVTGSNDTTMKVWDLATGRLKITLTGHVMTVRGIAVSDRHPYLFSVSEDKTVKCWDLEKNQIIRDYHGHLSGVRTVSIHPTLDLIATAGRDSVVKLWDIRTRVPVITLVGHKGPINQVECAPVDPQIVSSSTDATVRLWDIVAGKAMKVLTHHKRSVRAIALHPKEFSMASACTDDIRSWGLAEGSLLTNFESEKTGIINTLSINQDDVLFAGGDDGMLSFYDYKSGHKYQSLATREMVGSLESERGVLCSTFDKTGLRLITGETDKSIKIWKQDETASRKSEPGLAWNPNLRTRRF; from the coding sequence ATGGATGAAAACGTTtataattttgaaaatttggcGGATATAGACAAGTTCTATACGACGATACGGTGGAACAATCAATACTCGCACATGAGTACCTTACCATCTCATCTACAAAAGGAGAGAGAGAGCCATAAATCCCTGTTGGAGCGGTATGATACCTACGCaaataaaaattcttcttccaattgtGAAAACAAGGAACTTGCGCTACAGACTATTTCTAAAGATATGCGAGGAACATCTCAAGCTTTAGTTGACAAGAAAGAGCAAGACACGAATGCATCATCTTTtgttgatgaaatttttcagccaGAAAGCACTGGGCACTTTATAGTAAATAGGTATGAAAAACTGATATCACAAAAACCAGAATGGCATGCCCCTTGGAAACTTTCACGCGTTATCAATGGACATCTTGGATGGGTACGATGCGCTGCAATTGACCCCGTTGACAACGAGTGGTTTGTCACTGGAAGCAATGACACAACAATGAAAGTTTGGGATCTCGCAACAGGGAGATTAAAGATTACTTTAACAGGACATGTAATGACAGTGCGTGGCATTGCCGTCTCGGATCGACATCcctatttattttctgtcAGTGAGGATAAGACAGTCAAATGCTGGgatctggaaaaaaatcagatCATCAGGGACTACCATGGGCACTTGTCCGGAGTTCGTACAGTGAGTATACATCCAACGCTGGATCTTATAGCCACTGCAGGGCGAGATAGTGTTGTCAAACTTTGGGACATTAGAACCAGGGTACCTGTCATAACGCTCGTGGGGCATAAAGGTCCTATCAATCAGGTGGAATGTGCTCCAGTGGACCCTCAAATAGTAAGCTCATCTACTGATGCTACGGTGAGATTATGGGACATTGTTGCAGGGAAAGCTATGAAAGTTCTGACACACCATAAGAGATCAGTGAGAGCTATCGCGTTACATCCAAAGGAGTTTTCAATGGCATCGGCGTGCACCGATGATATTAGGTCGTGGGGATTAGCAGAAGGGTCTTTATTAACTAATTTCGAGTCCGAAAAAACAGGAATAATAAACACTTTGAGTATTAATCAAGACGATGTCTTATTTGCTGGTGGAGACGATGGAATGTTGTCGTTTTATGACTACAAATCTGGGCACAAATACCAATCTTTGGCTACGAGAGAAATGGTAGGCTCGTTGGAAAGTGAACGAGGCGTCCTGTGCAGTACTTTCGATAAAACGGGACTAAGATTGATTACTGGGGAAACAGACAAGAGTataaagatttggaaacaAGATGAAACTGCCTCAAGAAAATCGGAACCTGGGTTAGCATGGAATCCCAATCTACGGACTAGAAGGTTTTAA
- the RRD2 gene encoding peptidylprolyl isomerase RRD2 has translation MLPEKRLLTAEDMKLWEKSQTRADFTKFIINLAESVKGHENSQYKEPVSQQITGMLNLLSQIRDIIEKHPVVQDVDSSRFGKVEFRDFYDEVSQNSRKLLKSEFSSLTDEQVEQLSIYLDESWGNKRRIDYGSGHELNFMCLLYGLYSFEIFNLSNDSTNLILKVFIEYLHIMRVLETKYWLEPAGSHGVWGLDDYHFLPFLFGAFQLTTHKHLKPISIHNSELVEMFADRYLYFGCIAFINKVKSSASLRWHSPMLDDISGVKTWSKVAEGMIKMYEAEVLSKLPIMQHFYFSKFLPCPEGVSLPRGHIHDGTDADDECNIEGHAHSTWGDCCGIKLPSAIAATEMNKKNHKPIPFD, from the coding sequence ATGCTGCCGGAAAAAAGATTATTGACCGCAGAGGACATGAAACTATGGGAGAAGTCCCAAACAAGAGCTGATTTCACGAAGTTCATTATAAACCTAGCTGAATCTGTTAAAGGGCACGAAAACTCTCAGTACAAGGAACCAGTGTCTCAGCAAATAACTGGTATGCTGAACCTGCTTTCCCAGATAAGAGACATTATAGAGAAGCACCCAGTGGTGCAAGATGTAGATAGTTCAAGATTTGGTAAGGTGGAGTTCAGAGATTTTTATGATGAAGTCTCACAAAATTCCCGAAAACTGTTGAAATCTGAATTTTCTTCGCTTACAGATGAACAGGTGGAACAACTATCTATTTATCTTGATGAATCATGGGGCAATAAGAGAAGAATCGATTATGGTTCAGGTCATGAGCTAAATTTCATGTGTTTACTCTATGGACTATATAGTTTTGAGATTTTCAATCTTTCAAACGATTCGACGAATCTCATTCTGAAAGTTTTCATAGAGTACCTTCACATAATGAGAGTATTAGAAACTAAGTATTGGTTGGAACCCGCAGGCTCGCACGGGGTTTGGGGGTTAGATGATTATCACTTCTTACCGTTTTTATTCGGCGCCTTCCAATTGACCACCCATAAGCACCTAAAACCAATATCCATTCACAATAGCGAGCTTGTAGAAATGTTTGCTGATCGGTATCTGTATTTTGGTTGCATCGCATTCATTAATAAAGTCAAGTCATCTGCCTCTTTGAGATGGCATTCCCCCATGCTAGATGACATCAGCGGCGTAAAGACTTGGTCAAAAGTTGCCGAAGgaatgataaaaatgtaCGAAGCCGAAGTCCTCAGCAAACTGCCCATCATGCAGCATTTCTATTTCAGTAAATTTTTACCCTGTCCTGAAGGCGTATCTCTACCAAGAGGCCATATACACGATGGCACTGATGCGGACGACGAGTGCAACATTGAAGGTCATGCCCATAGTACTTGGGGCGATTGTTGTGGTATAAAATTACCAAGTGCTATTGCAGCTACTGAgatgaataaaaaaaatcacaaGCCAATACCTTTTgattaa